From a region of the Oryzias melastigma strain HK-1 linkage group LG4, ASM292280v2, whole genome shotgun sequence genome:
- the tbxa2r gene encoding thromboxane A2 receptor translates to MNNSNSSVPLCYSNTSSPYIYDPKIGKVHFSATFSALGLTSNLIAFIVLIKSCQRTQSRSRSFFLIFLGGLVVTDFMGLLVTGSVVISFYVNHIDWRQSDLGCHFCNFMGISMIFYGLCPLLLGTSMAVERFIGINHPFARSTKTAKGRTVSMVLMVWFFAGCISLLPLTGFGSYHIQTPGSWCFLNISSKTNDWAFALLFSIVGLTSIALSFLLNTVSVVTLFRVCCGPDRTQRRRDHEVEMMLQLILIMVIATICWCPLLVFIAQTALSKKSTEPRYLLLWIRFATCNQILDPWVYILFRRAVLRRLRPRVNWSSNSVMNLYPSFQGTIRRFTQPSVQNHLVTEEKVESNETPAATRLPTASNK, encoded by the exons ATGAACAACTCCAACAGCAGCGTTCCACTCTGCTACTCCAACACCAGCTCTCCGTACATTTATGACCCAAAGATTGGCAAGGTCCACTTCTCGGCCACCTTCAGCGCTTTGGGTCTCACCTCTAACCTAATCGCCTTCATCGTCCTCATCAAATCATGCCAGAGGACCCAGAGCCGCTCACGCTCGTTCTTCCTCATCTTCCTTGGTGGTCTTGTCGTCACAGACTTTATGGGTCTTCTGGTAACCGGCTCCGTTGTCATCTCCTTCTACGTTAACCATATTGACTGGCGTCAGTCAGACCTGGGCTGCCACTTCTGCAACTTCATGGgtatttcaatgattttttatggACTGTGCCCTCTGCTTCTTGGCACCTCCATGGCTGTGGAGAGGTTCATTGGAATCAACCATCCATTTGCACGGTCCACCAAAACTGCCAAAGGACGGACCGTCTCCATGGTGCTGATGGTGTGGTTTTTCGCCGGCTGCATTTCCCTGCTCCCTCTAACAGGCTTTGGAAGCTACCACATTCAGACGCCCGGCTCCTGGTGCTTTCTGAACATCAGCTCAAAGACAAACGATTGGGCCTTTGCCCTGCTCTTCTCTATAGTTGGACTGACGAGCATCGCTCTGTCCTTTTTGCTGAACACGGTGAGTGTGGTGACCCTGTTCAGAGTTTGCTGCGGACCGGACAGAACTCAGAGACGACGAGACCATGAAGTTGAAATGATGCTTCAACTTATCCTGATTATGGTCATCGCCACCATCTGCTGGTGCCCCCTGCTG GTCTTCATTGCTCAAACTGCTCTTTCTAAGAAGTCCACTGAGCCCAGATACCTCCTCCTCTGGATCCGCTTCGCCACCTGCAACCAGATCCTGGATCCGTGGGTTTACATCCTCTTTCGAAGGGCGGTTCTGCGGAGATTACGCCCTCGCGTCAACTGGTCCAGCAACTCTGTGATGAACTTATACCCATCTTTCCAAGGGACCATTCGCAGGTTCACTCAGCCTTCAGTCCAGAACCACCTGGTCACCGAGGAAAAGGTGGAGTCAAACGAGACGCCTGCAGCTACCAGACTACCAACAGCTTCTAATAAgtga
- the gipc3 gene encoding PDZ domain-containing protein GIPC3, which translates to MQNGETMSPKDSEEAGAETTEERNAPRQNQGSMEPTAPPLPPPPSPPPPGPPEYLRPRLIFHTQLAHGSPTGRIHGFTNVKELYAKIAEVFNISPSEILFCTLNSHKVDMQKLLGGQIGLEDFIFAHVRGETKEVEVTKTEDALGLTITDNGAGYAFIKRIKEGSTIDQLKTVCVGDHIEAINDQSIVGCRHYEVAKMLKEQPRSIPFTLRLVEPKKAFDMIGMRTKAPKSNEGKMVNGRETLRLRSKGAATVQEVQNEFEEQATKKVDDLLESYMGIRDVELATTIVEAGKDKKSPDDFAEALDSVLGDFAFPDVFMFDVWGAIRDVKNGKL; encoded by the exons ATGCAGAACGGGGAGACTATGAGCCCCAAGGACTCTGAGGAAGCAGGGGCAGAGACCACCGAGGAGCGGAATGCCCCCCGCCAAAACCAGGGGAGTATGGAGCCCACAgcgcctcctcttcctcctcctccttcaccgCCGCCACCAGGACCACCAGAATACCTGAGACCCCGGCTTATCTTCCACACCCAGCTGGCTCACGGGAGCCCGACAGGCCGCATCCACGGATTCACCAATGTCAAAGAGCTGTATGCCAAGATCGCAGAGGTGTTCAACATCTCCCCCTCAGAG ATCCTTTTCTGTACCTTAAACTCTCATAAAGTGGACATGCAGAAGCTACTGGGGGGACAGATTGGACTGGAGGACTTCATCTTTGCCCATGTCAGGGGGGAGACAAAAGAAGTGGAGGTGACAAAGACAGAAGATGCACTGGGTCTCACCATCACAGACAATGGAGCTGGATATGCTTTCATTAAG AGGATAAAAGAAGGCAGCACCATAGACCAGCTGAAGACAGTATGCGTCGGCGATCACATTGAAGCCATCAATGACCAGAGTATTGTCGGGTGTCGACACTATGAGGTGGCTAAGATGTTAAAAGAGCAACCTAGAAGCATACCCTTCACCCTGCGCCTCGTGGAACCCAAAAAGGCTTTCG ATATGATTGGAATGAGGACCAAGGCGCCAAAATCCAATGAAGGCAAGATGGTGAACGGGAGGGAGACGCTGCGACTTCGCTCAAAGGGCGCTGCTACAGTTCAAGAAGTG CAGAACGAGTTTGAAGAGCAGGCCACCAAAAAAGTGGACGACCTGCTGGAAAGCTACATGGGTATCAGAGACGTGGAGCTCG caacaACCATAGTGGAAGCAGGAAAGGACAAGAAGAGTCCGGACGACTTTGCTGAAGCGTTGGATTCAGTTCTTGGGGATTTTGCTTTTCCTGATGTGTTCATGTTTGATGTTTGGGGTGCTATCAGAGACGTCAAAAATGGCAAACTTTag
- the si:zfos-943e10.1 gene encoding GRAM domain-containing protein 2B (The sequence of the model RefSeq protein was modified relative to this genomic sequence to represent the inferred CDS: added 92 bases not found in genome assembly): MLENKRERLKTFLRKIDEKAIVRIKHFMRESNYPVESSGGGLPAKSKKSKSSQSNASIKKVEARKALSLEAAQLEIQQEHKTLTRQVAVSRSQTFDVDSRSFDKTEQPGPKSSFTKHNKTFHKLFPDIPESEDLIHAYICALQREVPYHGRLYITDTHACFYSSVLLKETKVVVPVSSIHIVKKQNTALLVPNALSIRTIEGLKYLFVSLRNRESCYQLLCSVCPQVEDASTNSSTLFSSGENSFEKNKLENSSQSSLDDSFDQIDSSETQSLQEQPLQKTSPHGSSSAFRSLHKQPNDSLPSEESSDAGGSFVWNVFEKAKSLLVQREASTLNTLLFIYLILVVLLLLSSGYIGLRIFALEEQLTSLGALPEFTLHSRYHKDT; this comes from the exons TAATTATCCAGTGGAGAGCAGTGGTGGAGGACTGCCGGCCAAATCGAAGAAAAGCAAGAGCAGCCAGAGCAATGCCAGCATCAAGAAGGTGGAGGCAAGGAAAGCCTTAAGTCTGGAGGCGGCTCAACTCGAGATCCAGCAAGAGCACAAAACCCTCACCAGACAAGTAGCAGTCAG CAGGTCCCAAACATTTGATGTCGACAGCAGAAGCTTTGACAAAACAGAGCAACCTGGCCCAAAAAgc agtTTCACCAAGCACAACAAGACATTCCACAAGTTGTTTCCCGACATTCCCGAGAGCGAAGACTTGATTCACG CTTATATTTGCGCCCTGCAGAGGGAAGTGCCCTACCACGGTCGGCTGTACATCACAGACACGCACGCCTGCTTCTATTCCTCCGTTCTGCTCAAGGAAACTAAG GTGGTGGTTCCAGTTTCCTCCATCCACATAGTGAAGAAGCAGAACACGGCTTTGCTGGTACCCAACGCCCTGTCGATCCGCACCATCGAAGGACTCAAG TATCTCTTTGTGTCGCTGCGGAACAGAGAGTCGTGTTACCAGCTGCTCTGCTCCGTCTGTCCTCAGGTTGAG GATGCCAGCACGAACAGCAGCACGCTCTTCTCCTCAGGCGAAAACAGCTTCGAAAAGAACAAACTTGAA AACTCCAGCCAGTCCAGTTTGGATGACAGCTTTGACCAGATAGATAGTTCAGAAACTCAATCTTTACAGGAGCAGCCTCTGCAGAAAA CTTCACCTCATGGCAGCAGCTCAGCTTTCAGGAGCCTGCACAAGCAGCCAAATGATAGCTTACCCTCAGAGGAGTCCTCCGACGCAG GTGGATCTTTCGTGTGGAATGTGTTTGAAAAAGCAAAGTCTCTGCTGGTTCAGAGAGAGGCCAGCACCCTCAACACCCTTCTCTTTATTTACTTGATTTT GgttgtgctgctgctgttgtcttCAGGCTACATTGGTTTGCGTATTTTTGCTCTGGAGGAACAGCTTACGTCCCTCGGTGCGCTGCCGGAGTTCACCTTACACAGCAG